The proteins below are encoded in one region of Hordeum vulgare subsp. vulgare chromosome 3H, MorexV3_pseudomolecules_assembly, whole genome shotgun sequence:
- the LOC123442743 gene encoding uncharacterized protein LOC123442743: MGKLLCDSSSGGGAVAVAEALPPSPAPPSPPQLLTWTAPDPAPAPAGWSAVWALDDQQRRRLLRIWDRGVAWKPPRQGADGPEAPPVVFRLDHGGEVESDGNCLFTAARRAAAAKPEARELRHRAVRRFADVYAAAGADDRGAMDAAVRHLYAPDLKAGWGVHVVQEVKLLAPKADRDSLDAAVQELVGIGIQRELAAETIYKERCIAVDDGDSWAKYMSISGSVEDEHDIITLQYTEEGLLTIDENRDGRAAAFGDDIAIECLATEFKREVFVVQAHGTDAMVDEDNCVFFLPHLPRGEICDVPIFLFMKGTAWCGAGADHYEPLIATVLQHVTPDKAAVVL; the protein is encoded by the exons ATGGGCAAGCTCCTCTGCGACTCCTCCTCCGGCGGcggcgccgtcgccgtcgccgaggCCCTCCCGCCCTCCCCCGCCCCGCCCTCGCCGCCGCAGCTCCTCACCTGGACCGCCCCGGaccccgcccccgccccggccGGCTGGTCCGCCGTCTGGGCGCTCGACGACCAGCAGCGCCGCCGCCTGCTCCGGATCTGGGACCGCGGCGTCGCCTGGAAGCCGCCCCGCCAGGGGGCCGACGGCCCGGAGGCCCCGCCCGTCGTCTTCCGCCTCGACCACGGCGGGGAGGTCGAGTCCGACGGCAACTGCCTCTTCACCGCCGCTCGGAGGGCCGCCGCCGCCAAGCCCGAGGCGCGCGAGCTCCGGCACCGCGCCGTGCGCCGGTTCGCCGACGTCTACGCCGCGGCCGGGGCCGACGACAGGGGCGCCATGGACGCCGCCGTGCGCCACCTCTACGCGCCGGATCTCAAGGCCGGCTGGGGCGTCCACGTCGTGCAGGAGGTCAAGCTGCTCGCGCCCAAGGCCGACCGCGACTCCCTCGACGCCGCCGTCCAGGAGCTCGTCGGAATCGGCATCCAAAG GGAACTGGCAGCTGAGACTATCTACAAGGAGAGATGCATTGCTGTAGACGATGGAGATAGTTGGGCCAAGTACATGTCGATTTCTGGTTCTGTGGAGGATGAACATGACATAATCACCCTGCAGTACACAGAGGAGGGCTTACTGACCATCGATGAGAACAGGGATGGGCGTGCGGCTGCGTTTGGTGATGATATTGCCATCGAGTGCCTCGCCACCGAGTTCAAGAGAGAAGTTTTTGTG GTGCAAGCACATGGCACTGATGCGATGGTTGATGAGGATAACTGCGTGTTCTTCCTCCCGCACCTCCCTAGAGGAGAAATCTGTGATGTGCCCATCTTTCTATTCATGAAGGGAACAG CATGGTGTGGTGCTGGTGCGGACCATTACGAGCCATTGATCGCCACCGTCCTCCAGCATGTTACTCCAGACAAGGCAGCTGTTGTACTTTGA